In Zobellia roscoffensis, the following are encoded in one genomic region:
- a CDS encoding GNAT family N-acetyltransferase, with product MIRPAKLTDIPQILTVTKVCATAMIQQGIYQWNENYPSKQAFETDIERGELYILQEDNQIIGSIVLSTLMDEEYVPIKWLTPTGKNIYIHRVAVHPDYQGKGYAQKMMAFAENYARENRFESIRLDTFSQNKRNQRFYEARGFQRLGDIFFPKQSEHPFHCYELVL from the coding sequence ATGATCAGGCCGGCAAAATTAACTGATATCCCTCAAATACTCACGGTTACCAAGGTTTGTGCTACGGCAATGATACAGCAGGGTATTTACCAATGGAATGAAAATTACCCGTCAAAACAAGCGTTTGAAACTGATATTGAACGAGGGGAGTTATACATTTTGCAGGAAGATAATCAAATTATTGGCAGTATAGTACTCTCTACTTTAATGGATGAAGAATATGTGCCCATAAAATGGTTAACGCCCACAGGTAAGAACATTTATATACATCGTGTGGCGGTTCATCCGGATTATCAAGGTAAAGGCTACGCCCAAAAAATGATGGCTTTTGCAGAGAATTATGCCCGAGAAAACAGGTTTGAGTCTATTCGTTTGGATACCTTCAGTCAAAACAAACGCAACCAAAGGTTTTATGAAGCCAGAGGCTTTCAGCGTTTGGGAGATATTTTCTTTCCAAAACAGAGTGAACATCCCTTTCATTGTTATGAATTAGTGTTGTAA
- a CDS encoding RagB/SusD family nutrient uptake outer membrane protein: MRSIHKIFIKSIAILALVVTGCNESTFLDESNPNALTEEKFWKNEGHFNSALASTYGALQYRSVSGAELVQEFVLGDIGGTESWYRPYPFRNLTYSNGQVHLTNKWEELYVGIFRANSIISQLEIVEEDILDDEVKAQIEGQARFLRAFFYFQIAHTYGGGMIHDGAAQSIDELSKPLSSIEEINNHIIIPDLEFAMNNLPETWDGAEVGKATWGAATSLLGKVYLYDEQWGQAAQLFKEVIDSGVYRLTRNIEDNFTHENEFNEESIFEVNYSFDIKPGNSGFAEDDTTNGGAGAESTTLSTEVGHLQYGAFNTVIASYNLHEMLVNDEVDPDNSINDGNLESRRMNYTIAPRNGEGDWYLEPFAEAKANWGGGQSAYVKKHSNWYHLDQEPPRGRSGINFRHIRYADVLLMYAEAVLNDSGDFMTAMQYVDMVRSRAGVYTLQQYMDMNGGMFPQLHVSKQVHGDQPLVAPSVQTVLTHIQRVERTIELCFEGHRYKDLVRWGIVKEVFDELRADEIWREDNLDVTGQGEAPLFISGRVRPDFVLSSQNYKSDQHDYFPIPTGEVLNNPNINN; this comes from the coding sequence ATGAGATCAATACATAAAATATTTATAAAGAGCATTGCAATTCTAGCACTGGTTGTTACTGGTTGCAATGAAAGTACATTTTTGGACGAATCAAATCCAAACGCTCTTACCGAAGAAAAGTTTTGGAAGAACGAGGGACATTTTAATTCTGCACTGGCCTCAACCTATGGAGCGCTTCAATACCGATCGGTAAGTGGGGCAGAGTTGGTACAAGAATTCGTTTTAGGGGATATTGGCGGAACCGAGTCTTGGTATAGACCTTATCCGTTTAGGAATTTGACCTATAGTAATGGGCAGGTTCATTTAACAAACAAATGGGAAGAGTTGTATGTGGGTATTTTTAGGGCCAACTCTATAATTTCACAACTAGAAATAGTAGAGGAAGATATTCTGGATGATGAAGTTAAGGCACAAATAGAAGGTCAGGCACGATTTTTAAGAGCATTCTTTTATTTTCAAATTGCCCATACGTATGGTGGAGGCATGATACATGATGGGGCAGCGCAATCTATAGATGAATTAAGCAAGCCCTTATCCAGTATTGAGGAGATAAACAATCACATCATTATTCCGGATTTGGAATTTGCCATGAACAATTTACCGGAAACTTGGGATGGTGCTGAAGTAGGTAAAGCTACCTGGGGAGCTGCTACTTCTCTACTGGGTAAAGTATATCTATACGATGAACAATGGGGCCAAGCAGCTCAATTATTTAAAGAAGTAATAGATTCTGGTGTATATAGATTAACCCGTAATATTGAAGATAATTTCACACATGAAAACGAGTTTAACGAAGAGTCTATTTTTGAAGTAAACTACTCGTTTGACATTAAGCCTGGTAATAGTGGTTTTGCCGAAGATGATACCACTAATGGTGGAGCAGGAGCAGAATCTACTACACTTAGTACAGAAGTAGGTCATTTACAATATGGAGCTTTTAATACGGTAATAGCTTCTTATAATCTTCATGAAATGTTAGTGAATGATGAGGTTGACCCTGATAACTCAATTAATGACGGCAACCTAGAGTCTCGCAGAATGAACTATACTATTGCTCCAAGAAACGGTGAAGGAGACTGGTACCTTGAACCTTTTGCAGAAGCCAAAGCCAATTGGGGCGGTGGGCAAAGTGCCTATGTAAAAAAACACTCAAACTGGTACCATCTTGACCAGGAGCCTCCTCGCGGTAGAAGCGGTATTAACTTTAGACACATACGCTATGCCGATGTTTTACTTATGTATGCCGAAGCAGTTCTAAATGATTCTGGAGATTTTATGACTGCAATGCAATATGTAGACATGGTAAGAAGCCGAGCAGGAGTTTACACCTTACAACAGTATATGGATATGAATGGCGGCATGTTTCCTCAATTACACGTAAGTAAACAAGTGCATGGGGATCAACCTTTAGTTGCTCCAAGTGTACAAACCGTACTGACCCATATTCAGCGTGTGGAAAGAACCATTGAATTATGTTTTGAAGGGCACCGTTATAAAGATTTAGTGCGTTGGGGTATTGTTAAAGAAGTTTTTGATGAGTTACGTGCCGATGAAATTTGGCGTGAAGATAATTTAGATGTTACCGGTCAAGGTGAGGCTCCTCTTTTTATATCGGGAAGAGTAAGGCCCGACTTTGTATTATCATCTCAAAATTATAAGTCAGATCAGCATGATTATTTTCCAATTCCTACTGGGGAAGTGCTAAACAACCCTAATATAAATAACTAA
- a CDS encoding VOC family protein, which translates to MKVIMKANTSHRTKKNHSLPSLIWKTCFLVAFILAGTNYSFAQTSDSSPSEIDKVSTEEARVTGLKYISVHVLELEKTLKLYREILGFKMADAEVLHGPGLEGMLVMKLKADDLTIGLSLTAPEFIDTIGPIGNTNHNHFMLKVNDIVPIGDKLKKEGYELENENYARDKYTFFVGPNGEIIGLSAWD; encoded by the coding sequence ATGAAAGTTATTATGAAGGCTAATACTAGCCACAGAACAAAAAAAAACCACAGCTTACCAAGTTTAATTTGGAAAACCTGCTTCCTTGTAGCTTTTATATTAGCAGGTACAAATTATAGTTTTGCACAAACATCTGATTCATCTCCTAGTGAAATTGACAAAGTGAGTACGGAAGAGGCAAGGGTTACGGGTTTAAAATACATTAGTGTTCACGTTTTGGAGCTTGAGAAAACCTTAAAATTATATCGTGAAATATTGGGTTTTAAAATGGCGGATGCCGAAGTACTACACGGACCCGGACTTGAAGGAATGTTGGTAATGAAATTAAAAGCCGATGACTTAACCATTGGTTTATCGCTCACGGCTCCCGAATTTATAGATACAATAGGTCCTATAGGAAATACTAACCATAACCACTTTATGCTAAAGGTAAACGATATTGTCCCAATTGGAGATAAGTTAAAAAAAGAAGGTTACGAATTGGAAAATGAAAATTACGCTCGTGACAAATACACTTTTTTCGTAGGACCCAACGGGGAAATTATTGGCCTTTCTGCATGGGACTAG
- a CDS encoding tetratricopeptide repeat protein, with protein sequence MIKRPRLLKMLSVVFLFICLCANAQEPYGTNKYIEKANQLTAKKLDSAIYYLKAGIDYYSKQKDTINLINNLCQLSGVYDNVLDYGKSYDGYWEALILADLSDDDISKSRIYQELGWLYTAYRREEESLRYFNMSLKLKKKLFKEKKISRDYLVSNYFAIVNCYRVNHNYVMAKTYLDSCELSLKKIDPNKKSYYVETEKGYFDAVAGNYDNALSTLNDTKLFFEQKSPSYLTVVHFLMGEVHKLKGNLEEAIMHYKESLRFSEMYNKHLGYKLFNYEVLSQIYYNQNNYKEAFFYKNKAQELNESIFGRKSKNHKHLFEIKDRYRLQKEKEKALLKEVRIEKLEDQKRIGFLQNILMGVVVVFMFLYGFLLFRNLRRKHKLEKQKTNEVMMLKNRELTASALQLIEKEEFIAKLKQNISKSDAIDAKAIHNMLKGFQNSPGGNWKEFEARFTSINQSFYEKIRSKYPDLGQTDLKLCALVKLGFSSKEMSSLLGITIESVHTSRYRLRKKLKLEKGENLIDFMSTI encoded by the coding sequence ATGATAAAGCGTCCGAGATTGCTAAAAATGCTTAGTGTGGTTTTTCTTTTTATCTGTTTGTGTGCAAATGCCCAAGAGCCCTATGGTACAAACAAGTATATAGAGAAGGCAAACCAACTTACGGCAAAAAAATTGGATAGTGCTATTTATTACCTGAAGGCGGGTATTGACTATTATTCAAAACAAAAGGATACTATAAATTTAATTAATAACCTGTGCCAATTATCGGGGGTATATGACAATGTGTTGGATTACGGAAAATCTTATGATGGATATTGGGAAGCATTGATTTTAGCAGATCTATCTGATGACGATATTTCCAAATCTCGTATTTACCAAGAATTAGGTTGGCTATATACCGCTTATAGAAGGGAAGAAGAATCATTGCGTTATTTTAATATGTCCCTAAAACTCAAAAAGAAGCTTTTCAAGGAAAAAAAGATAAGTAGGGATTATTTGGTCAGTAACTACTTTGCCATTGTGAACTGTTATAGGGTAAACCACAATTATGTTATGGCAAAGACTTATCTGGATAGTTGTGAACTTTCCTTGAAAAAGATAGACCCCAATAAAAAATCATATTACGTAGAGACCGAGAAAGGCTATTTTGATGCTGTGGCGGGAAATTATGATAACGCATTGAGTACATTGAATGATACTAAGCTCTTTTTTGAACAGAAAAGTCCTTCATATCTTACTGTTGTCCATTTCTTAATGGGAGAGGTACATAAGCTTAAAGGGAATTTGGAAGAAGCTATAATGCATTACAAAGAATCGCTTAGATTTTCGGAAATGTACAATAAGCATTTAGGCTACAAGCTGTTCAACTATGAGGTTTTGTCTCAGATATATTATAATCAGAACAACTACAAAGAAGCATTTTTTTACAAGAATAAAGCGCAAGAACTAAACGAAAGCATCTTTGGAAGAAAAAGTAAAAATCACAAACATTTATTTGAAATAAAGGATAGATATAGACTTCAAAAAGAAAAAGAAAAAGCTCTGCTTAAAGAGGTCCGCATAGAGAAGCTGGAAGACCAAAAGAGGATAGGTTTTTTACAAAACATCTTAATGGGCGTAGTAGTAGTTTTTATGTTTTTGTACGGTTTTCTATTATTTAGAAACCTCAGAAGAAAACACAAACTGGAAAAACAAAAGACCAATGAGGTTATGATGTTAAAAAATCGGGAACTAACGGCCTCTGCCCTTCAACTCATCGAAAAAGAGGAATTTATTGCCAAATTAAAGCAGAACATCTCTAAAAGTGATGCCATAGATGCAAAAGCAATTCATAATATGCTGAAAGGTTTTCAGAATTCCCCCGGTGGCAATTGGAAAGAATTTGAAGCTAGGTTTACTTCTATAAACCAAAGTTTCTATGAAAAAATAAGATCAAAATATCCAGATTTAGGACAAACGGATTTAAAGCTTTGCGCCCTGGTTAAACTAGGATTTTCCAGTAAGGAAATGTCTTCTTTATTGGGTATTACAATTGAAAGTGTACATACCTCAAGATATAGGTTGCGAAAGAAATTGAAATTGGAAAAAGGAGAAAACCTTATAGATTTTATGTCTACCATTTAA
- a CDS encoding LamG domain-containing protein: MKINVFLILSIIHAFVACSSNSDDVSEMDKDSENPVQVDDKEDDKEDEIEPFELSDLDPNLPSFVSVVDETPEGMEWVKFEAMSDEFDEWDDEKWFNSFWNYGNTPVSMRSENSSVVDGKLNIQATLDEDSSQWFQTARVHSKTQISYPMYTECSMKTSSISAFNTFWLNNGDIDDRDEIDIVENNANPTPECSDQSTKPSNFPWTPWDFPTQMNSQYFIAEGGVTERHEDNFDTRMLSDANPNKGKAWDETYHIVGAWWKDARTVQFYLNGEPAGTVTTNQDFTRELELIFDLWTSEECYLGGLPQKEELTDDTKNTMRVDWVRTWKLEAK; this comes from the coding sequence ATGAAAATTAACGTATTTCTAATTTTGAGTATTATACATGCATTCGTTGCGTGTTCGTCAAATTCCGATGACGTTTCGGAAATGGACAAAGATTCAGAAAATCCGGTGCAAGTAGACGATAAGGAGGATGACAAGGAAGATGAGATCGAACCTTTTGAACTTTCTGATTTAGACCCTAATCTACCTTCGTTTGTGTCTGTAGTTGATGAAACCCCGGAAGGAATGGAGTGGGTAAAGTTCGAGGCCATGTCTGATGAGTTTGATGAATGGGATGACGAAAAGTGGTTTAATTCTTTTTGGAATTATGGGAACACCCCTGTTTCTATGCGAAGTGAAAATTCTAGCGTTGTAGATGGCAAATTAAACATACAGGCCACATTGGACGAGGACAGCTCCCAATGGTTTCAAACGGCAAGGGTGCATTCCAAAACGCAAATAAGTTACCCCATGTATACAGAGTGCAGTATGAAAACTTCAAGTATTTCTGCGTTCAATACGTTTTGGCTGAACAATGGCGATATTGATGATAGAGACGAGATAGATATTGTTGAAAATAATGCCAATCCAACTCCGGAGTGTAGTGACCAGTCTACCAAACCAAGTAATTTTCCGTGGACCCCATGGGACTTCCCTACTCAGATGAACTCTCAGTATTTTATAGCCGAAGGTGGAGTAACGGAAAGACATGAAGATAATTTTGATACCAGAATGCTATCGGATGCAAATCCTAACAAAGGAAAGGCATGGGATGAAACCTACCATATTGTTGGCGCTTGGTGGAAAGATGCCAGAACGGTTCAATTTTACTTAAATGGTGAACCAGCTGGTACCGTCACAACTAATCAAGATTTTACAAGAGAGTTAGAGTTAATATTTGATTTATGGACGTCCGAAGAGTGTTATTTAGGAGGTTTACCACAAAAGGAGGAACTAACTGATGATACTAAAAATACAATGCGTGTAGATTGGGTACGTACCTGGAAACTAGAAGCAAAATAA
- a CDS encoding glycoside hydrolase family 117 protein, protein MTTKAIITTVTKVVLALVVISSTSCQNKAPKTYESASYKRFRNNHVSYEKYNEFNTQFKFEKIEGFDDGAERYYPSSVIKVDNEYYMWYSKLQINTEVVGPNKANDSLRAFHWDLCDIWYATSSDGLKWKEQGRAISRGTAGRYDHRSVFNPDILFADGKYYLGYQAAKSLEDARWSKQFPTSGDFTPNVIGMSVADTPEGPWKALDEPILQPGPEESWDAEVIHEPTFFVKGGQYFLYYKSHGRLPWTPNISPGKFNKEHADMPLATGVAIANKPGGPYIKSKYNPVLMGGHGSMVWPYRNGVCATLPEGPERNSVLFSEDGVNFHPVIQGLTIPKGGGAFRTGNFTDVDVSPGKGITWGISHQLYPAYHFVRFECDLSLEKGNKVRKEYQKVKDYMNNDAYDYDSSLNINPK, encoded by the coding sequence ATGACAACAAAGGCTATCATTACTACAGTAACAAAGGTTGTTTTAGCATTGGTAGTAATAAGTTCAACTTCATGCCAGAATAAGGCACCTAAAACTTATGAAAGTGCTTCCTACAAACGTTTTCGTAACAACCATGTTTCTTATGAAAAGTACAATGAGTTTAATACTCAATTTAAGTTTGAAAAAATAGAAGGGTTTGATGACGGGGCTGAACGCTATTACCCATCTAGTGTAATAAAAGTAGATAATGAATATTACATGTGGTACTCTAAGCTTCAAATTAATACTGAAGTAGTGGGGCCCAATAAAGCCAACGATTCCCTAAGAGCTTTTCACTGGGATTTGTGCGATATTTGGTATGCTACCTCTTCTGATGGCTTAAAATGGAAAGAACAGGGAAGGGCAATTTCCCGTGGCACAGCTGGACGATATGACCATCGTAGTGTTTTTAATCCGGATATATTGTTTGCGGACGGTAAGTACTATTTGGGTTATCAAGCAGCAAAGAGTCTAGAGGATGCACGTTGGTCAAAACAATTTCCAACTTCAGGAGATTTTACTCCAAACGTTATTGGCATGTCCGTAGCCGACACTCCAGAAGGCCCATGGAAAGCATTGGACGAACCAATTTTACAACCCGGTCCTGAAGAAAGTTGGGATGCTGAGGTAATACACGAGCCCACCTTTTTTGTTAAAGGAGGGCAGTACTTTTTGTACTACAAAAGCCATGGCCGTTTACCATGGACACCCAATATATCTCCAGGAAAATTCAACAAAGAACATGCCGATATGCCCTTGGCTACCGGTGTTGCAATAGCCAATAAACCAGGAGGCCCTTACATAAAATCCAAGTACAATCCCGTTTTAATGGGTGGACACGGCAGCATGGTATGGCCGTATCGTAACGGTGTATGTGCTACGTTGCCGGAAGGACCGGAAAGGAACAGCGTTCTATTTTCTGAGGACGGAGTAAATTTTCATCCGGTAATCCAAGGACTGACCATTCCAAAAGGTGGCGGTGCCTTCCGTACAGGAAATTTTACCGATGTAGACGTAAGCCCTGGAAAAGGCATAACATGGGGAATTAGCCACCAACTGTACCCCGCATATCATTTTGTACGTTTTGAGTGCGATTTATCGTTAGAAAAAGGTAATAAAGTGCGCAAAGAATACCAAAAGGTAAAAGACTATATGAATAATGACGCGTATGATTATGATTCTAGTTTGAATATTAACCCAAAATAG
- a CDS encoding 3-keto-disaccharide hydrolase, whose amino-acid sequence MKHCKFYVPLFFLVISCSQVKKEEQKNLKETYVWEELIDKDLTQWDTYLSYQHQPGYDGSVPLDENGEEIAPIGLNNSEYTVFSTIQDGEETIIKNTGEYYGCLITKNDYKNYHFQLKYKWGDKTYAYRKELLKDSGILYHSVGPMAVEYWRSWMLSQEFQIMEGHTGDFWSQANSAIDIRAYKPESVLDPLAHESQEYLPIGMGSPYNNYCLRSGNYEKPRDEWNTLDLICYEGKSLHIVNGEVVMILKDSRYIDENGKEVPLIQGKIQLQSEAAEVFFKDIKIRQIDSLTQQQKSLF is encoded by the coding sequence ATGAAACATTGTAAATTTTATGTACCACTTTTCTTTCTTGTAATTTCCTGTTCTCAGGTAAAAAAAGAAGAGCAAAAAAATCTTAAAGAAACCTATGTATGGGAAGAATTAATAGATAAAGATTTAACTCAGTGGGACACTTATTTAAGTTACCAACATCAACCCGGTTACGATGGTTCCGTACCATTAGATGAAAACGGAGAAGAAATTGCGCCCATTGGTTTAAATAATAGTGAGTATACCGTTTTTTCGACGATACAAGATGGTGAAGAAACAATTATTAAGAATACCGGAGAATATTATGGTTGTCTTATAACCAAAAACGATTATAAAAATTACCACTTTCAGTTAAAGTACAAGTGGGGAGACAAAACGTACGCCTACCGAAAAGAATTGCTAAAAGATTCTGGTATACTATACCACTCTGTGGGGCCAATGGCTGTTGAATACTGGCGTTCATGGATGCTTTCTCAAGAATTTCAGATTATGGAAGGGCATACAGGAGATTTTTGGAGCCAGGCCAACTCTGCAATAGATATCAGGGCATATAAACCAGAGTCTGTTTTGGACCCACTTGCCCATGAGTCTCAGGAGTATTTGCCTATTGGCATGGGTAGTCCTTATAACAATTATTGTTTGCGAAGTGGAAATTATGAAAAGCCCCGTGACGAGTGGAATACGCTTGATTTGATTTGCTATGAAGGCAAAAGCTTGCATATAGTGAACGGAGAGGTGGTGATGATTTTAAAGGATTCAAGATATATAGATGAAAACGGTAAGGAAGTGCCACTTATCCAAGGTAAAATTCAATTGCAGAGTGAAGCTGCAGAGGTGTTTTTTAAGGACATCAAAATAAGACAGATTGATTCGCTTACGCAGCAGCAAAAGTCACTTTTTTAA
- a CDS encoding glycoside hydrolase family 117 protein translates to MISKTKTILYPFLFFAMFSFYSYAQDTTYDQKKLDSLGITQEQIDHLGITDINHLSAASKRALKWPTDLGNEWFIQFSNLQPLKGDLAYEEGVVRRDPSALIKENGKYYVWYSKSTGPTQGFGGDVENDKVFPWDRCDIWYATSEDGETWKEEGLAVPRGKAGTYDDRSVFTVEIMKHEDKYYLSYQTVKSPYTVRVKNQIGLAWSNSPDGPWTKSKEPILSPADNGIWKGEEQDRFAVERKGDFDSHKVHDPCIIPVNGKFHLYYKGEQMGEKITFGGRQIRHGLAIADKPEGPYIKTPYNPISNSGHEICVWPYNGGVAALITTDGPEKNTIQWAPDGINFEIKSVIPGVSAHAIGLDRSADNEKEPTEILRWGLSHMYNSWDYQSIMSFTSERKTQHRAKGE, encoded by the coding sequence ATGATTTCTAAAACCAAAACAATCTTATATCCATTTCTTTTTTTCGCTATGTTTTCATTTTACAGCTATGCTCAGGATACGACGTATGACCAGAAGAAATTAGACTCATTAGGGATAACTCAAGAACAAATAGACCATTTGGGTATTACGGATATAAATCACTTAAGCGCCGCCTCTAAGAGAGCTTTAAAATGGCCTACAGACCTTGGTAATGAATGGTTTATTCAGTTTTCAAACTTACAACCATTAAAAGGAGATCTAGCCTATGAAGAAGGCGTAGTACGTAGAGACCCTAGTGCATTAATAAAAGAAAATGGCAAATACTACGTATGGTATTCTAAAAGTACCGGACCAACACAAGGTTTTGGAGGTGATGTAGAAAACGACAAGGTCTTTCCGTGGGACCGTTGCGACATTTGGTATGCAACTTCAGAAGATGGAGAAACCTGGAAAGAAGAAGGTTTAGCGGTGCCTAGAGGTAAAGCTGGTACATATGATGACAGATCTGTCTTTACCGTTGAAATCATGAAGCATGAAGACAAGTATTACTTGAGCTATCAAACCGTAAAATCGCCATACACCGTGCGTGTAAAAAACCAAATTGGCCTAGCTTGGTCCAATTCACCAGATGGTCCTTGGACAAAAAGTAAAGAGCCTATACTAAGTCCTGCAGATAACGGAATATGGAAAGGTGAAGAACAAGATAGATTTGCTGTTGAGCGAAAAGGCGACTTTGACAGCCACAAGGTACATGATCCTTGTATTATTCCTGTTAATGGCAAGTTTCATTTGTACTATAAAGGGGAGCAAATGGGAGAGAAAATTACCTTTGGCGGAAGACAAATACGTCACGGACTTGCAATTGCCGACAAACCTGAAGGACCGTACATAAAAACACCATATAACCCTATTAGCAATAGCGGCCATGAAATTTGTGTTTGGCCATATAACGGAGGAGTTGCTGCACTAATTACTACTGACGGGCCTGAAAAAAATACAATCCAATGGGCTCCTGATGGTATTAATTTTGAGATAAAATCAGTCATACCCGGAGTAAGCGCACATGCTATAGGCTTAGACAGAAGTGCAGACAATGAAAAAGAACCAACGGAAATATTACGCTGGGGACTATCTCACATGTACAATAGCTGGGATTACCAGAGCATTATGAGCTTTACCTCAGAAAGAAAGACCCAACATAGGGCCAAAGGGGAATAA
- a CDS encoding universal stress protein, with protein MKHILVPIGTSPDAHQTLQYAVDFASQFSSKIYVMEVYNVSAGAGTTLANVPQKLAESGKERLKEVIEKIDTKSIDIKIATYNGAIVDGLKDIDKELGIDLIIMAPRSNDVTEEVYLGNTSGKIIKQTDIPTLVVPKGSIFAPPKVILTAFKSGILKRNRILNPLIQIKNKFRSTVNLLMVKTPGYTDADLRINTALMDISSQVIMAEAPTTYLGVLERFQSQHPDLLCVFRHKRGFFKKLWEKNTILKSEFSSRIPVLVLSVKKD; from the coding sequence ATGAAACATATATTAGTACCTATTGGGACATCTCCCGATGCACACCAAACTTTACAATATGCGGTAGATTTCGCCTCTCAGTTTTCTTCCAAAATCTATGTTATGGAAGTTTATAATGTTTCCGCAGGAGCAGGAACTACATTAGCCAATGTACCACAAAAGCTTGCCGAGAGTGGTAAAGAGCGCTTAAAGGAAGTCATAGAAAAGATAGATACTAAATCTATTGATATAAAAATAGCCACTTATAATGGTGCCATTGTAGATGGATTGAAAGATATTGATAAGGAGTTGGGTATTGATCTGATTATTATGGCCCCAAGAAGTAACGATGTTACAGAAGAGGTTTATTTGGGTAATACTTCAGGGAAAATTATCAAACAGACTGATATACCCACTTTAGTTGTACCTAAAGGAAGCATATTTGCACCTCCAAAAGTAATTTTGACCGCTTTTAAATCTGGTATCTTAAAAAGAAACCGCATTCTTAATCCGCTGATACAGATTAAAAACAAGTTTCGTTCCACAGTAAATTTACTAATGGTAAAAACACCCGGTTACACTGATGCCGATTTACGCATTAACACAGCACTAATGGACATTAGTTCTCAAGTCATCATGGCTGAAGCCCCAACCACATATTTAGGTGTTTTAGAACGTTTTCAATCTCAACATCCAGACTTACTGTGTGTTTTCAGACATAAAAGAGGTTTTTTTAAGAAGCTTTGGGAAAAGAACACCATATTAAAATCTGAATTTTCGTCACGTATTCCCGTGCTTGTTTTAAGCGTAAAAAAGGATTAA